In Polynucleobacter sp. MWH-S4W17, a genomic segment contains:
- a CDS encoding OFA family MFS transporter, whose amino-acid sequence MFHLLDKERTIAGPGFNRWLVPPAALAIHLCIGMAYGFSVFWLPLSKALGVSLGGTEAIKCAADVGFFAQLFTTTCDWQISTLGWMYTLFFVFLGISAAIWGGWLERAGPRKAGVVAACCWAGGMLFSAWGIYLHQFWMMILGSGVIGGIGLGLGYISPVSTLIKWFPDRRGMATGMAIMGFGGGAMIGSPLAAMLMKNFATPTSVGVAQTFVVMGVIYFIYMMIGAMSYRVPASDWKPAGWTPPVADTSKAMITTRSVSVKKIWGIPQFWLVWIVLTMNVSAGIGVIGMASPMLQEIFAGSLIGNALKFGELDKGQLVAIAGIAAGFTALLSLFNIVGRFFWASLSDKLGRKLTYSIFFILGGVLYFSIPSSAAAGSLVLFVGAFCIILSMYGGAFATVPAYLADLFGTQNVGAIHGRLLTAWSTAGILGPVIVNYMRDYQLSLGIAKSQVYNQTMYILVGMLVIGLIANLMIRPVADKWFMTDAELAEEKRLAHEKAMGSIVKGEAGHEHTSTLTVILAWAFVGIPLAWGVYKTFLSALKLLG is encoded by the coding sequence ATGTTTCATCTATTAGATAAAGAAAGAACGATTGCAGGGCCAGGCTTTAATCGCTGGCTTGTGCCACCGGCGGCGTTAGCTATTCACTTGTGTATTGGTATGGCGTATGGCTTCTCAGTGTTCTGGTTACCGCTATCTAAGGCATTGGGTGTTTCACTAGGCGGTACTGAGGCAATTAAATGTGCTGCCGATGTTGGCTTCTTTGCGCAACTTTTCACAACTACTTGTGACTGGCAAATTTCGACCTTAGGTTGGATGTATACATTATTTTTCGTGTTCCTTGGTATCTCTGCTGCTATTTGGGGTGGCTGGTTAGAGCGCGCGGGTCCACGCAAAGCGGGTGTTGTAGCGGCTTGTTGTTGGGCTGGTGGCATGCTCTTTTCTGCCTGGGGTATTTATCTCCATCAATTCTGGATGATGATTCTCGGCTCAGGTGTGATTGGAGGTATCGGCTTGGGGCTGGGCTACATCTCACCAGTTTCAACCTTGATTAAGTGGTTCCCAGACCGTCGCGGAATGGCAACTGGCATGGCCATTATGGGCTTTGGCGGTGGCGCAATGATTGGCTCACCATTGGCCGCAATGCTCATGAAGAACTTTGCAACGCCTACCAGTGTCGGTGTGGCACAAACATTCGTGGTGATGGGTGTGATCTATTTCATCTACATGATGATTGGCGCAATGAGCTATCGCGTGCCGGCGAGCGATTGGAAGCCTGCTGGTTGGACACCTCCTGTTGCTGATACATCTAAGGCGATGATCACTACACGCAGCGTTAGTGTTAAGAAAATCTGGGGTATTCCTCAATTTTGGTTGGTTTGGATTGTGCTAACTATGAACGTTTCTGCTGGCATTGGTGTGATTGGCATGGCATCTCCAATGCTCCAAGAAATTTTTGCTGGTAGCTTAATTGGTAATGCATTGAAATTTGGCGAGCTCGATAAGGGTCAGTTAGTAGCGATTGCTGGTATTGCCGCTGGCTTTACTGCGCTGCTGAGCTTGTTTAATATTGTCGGCCGTTTCTTCTGGGCCAGCTTGTCAGATAAGTTGGGTCGTAAATTAACTTACAGCATATTTTTCATATTAGGTGGGGTGTTGTATTTCAGCATTCCCTCTAGTGCTGCTGCAGGTAGTTTGGTTCTCTTCGTTGGTGCCTTCTGCATTATCTTAAGTATGTATGGTGGAGCCTTTGCTACTGTCCCTGCTTATCTTGCTGACTTGTTTGGTACTCAAAACGTAGGCGCAATTCATGGTCGATTGTTAACTGCTTGGTCTACAGCAGGTATCCTGGGTCCAGTGATTGTGAACTACATGCGTGACTATCAACTAAGTCTTGGAATTGCGAAGAGTCAGGTGTACAACCAGACGATGTACATCCTTGTAGGTATGTTAGTTATCGGCTTGATTGCTAATTTGATGATTCGCCCAGTTGCAGATAAGTGGTTTATGACTGATGCTGAATTAGCAGAAGAAAAGCGTCTTGCCCATGAAAAGGCAATGGGATCGATTGTTAAAGGGGAAGCTGGCCATGAGCATACCTCTACTTTGACAGTCATTTTGGCGTGGGCATTTGTAGGCATACCACTTGCTTGGGGTGTCTATAAAACCTTCTTAAGCGCTTTAAAGTTGCTTGGTTGA
- the modA gene encoding molybdate ABC transporter substrate-binding protein, translating into MFIRPISLFASLLLFTNLAFAQTSTVAVAANMKDAFNEIMVAFKASGKAEMRVVYGSSGNFAAQIMNGAPFNLFIAADEHFPLELFKNGKTVDEGATYAIGKLALIAKTSSGIRLADSKTEIARAIAQTNKVAIAKPELAPYGKAAVDYLKAEGLWDLAKDKLVYGDNIGVATTYVVSGAADIGFTALSLAKSPEVAKETSLLLVDAKLYEPIKQRMVLIKGAPQESVDMYRFMQGPQAKSILQRYGYITP; encoded by the coding sequence ATGTTTATTCGCCCGATTTCCCTATTCGCATCGCTGCTTTTATTTACCAATCTTGCCTTTGCGCAGACCTCAACTGTTGCCGTTGCTGCCAATATGAAAGATGCTTTTAACGAGATTATGGTTGCCTTTAAGGCTAGCGGTAAAGCAGAGATGAGAGTGGTCTATGGCTCATCCGGTAACTTCGCGGCGCAAATCATGAACGGCGCTCCATTCAATCTTTTTATTGCGGCAGATGAGCATTTTCCGTTGGAGCTATTTAAGAATGGTAAGACGGTAGATGAGGGCGCTACATATGCGATTGGTAAGCTTGCCTTAATTGCCAAAACCTCATCTGGGATTCGTTTGGCTGACAGCAAGACAGAAATTGCTCGGGCAATTGCACAAACAAACAAAGTGGCAATTGCTAAGCCAGAGCTCGCTCCTTATGGTAAAGCTGCGGTTGATTATCTCAAGGCAGAAGGCCTATGGGATCTGGCTAAAGACAAGCTTGTCTATGGAGACAACATTGGCGTAGCTACAACATATGTGGTGAGCGGTGCGGCAGATATTGGTTTTACTGCCTTATCTTTGGCCAAATCTCCAGAGGTCGCAAAAGAAACTAGCCTCCTTTTGGTCGACGCTAAGTTATACGAGCCCATTAAGCAGCGCATGGTGCTAATAAAAGGTGCGCCCCAAGAATCAGTGGATATGTATCGCTTTATGCAGGGACCCCAAGCCAAATCCATTTTGCAAAGGTATGGATACATCACACCTTAG
- a CDS encoding FMN-binding negative transcriptional regulator codes for MYIPKHFLVEDQAVLAQLISEYPLATIVANLDSHFEINHLPLMLSPDKTKLYGHVAKMNPLVRVASSSNTSVTAIFNGPNAYVTPSWYPSKQESGKVVPTWNYAVVHAAGSIKLIEDAQWLRSHVSQMTNLHEPTYQSTWKLDDAPEEYVQMMLKAIIGIEIEVGSLVGKFKLSQNRPAEDYDAVVGQLEKSPQEALQEMLKYMRAPK; via the coding sequence ATGTACATACCAAAACATTTTTTAGTTGAAGATCAAGCGGTATTAGCCCAGCTGATTTCTGAATATCCATTGGCGACTATTGTTGCGAATCTGGATAGCCATTTTGAAATCAATCACCTACCCCTCATGTTGAGCCCAGATAAAACCAAGCTTTATGGACATGTCGCCAAAATGAATCCGCTTGTTAGGGTGGCGAGCAGCAGCAACACATCAGTTACAGCAATCTTTAATGGACCGAATGCGTATGTAACCCCATCTTGGTATCCATCAAAACAAGAGAGTGGGAAAGTAGTTCCAACCTGGAACTATGCTGTGGTTCACGCGGCAGGCAGCATCAAGTTGATTGAGGATGCGCAGTGGTTGAGGAGTCATGTATCACAAATGACCAATCTTCATGAGCCTACCTATCAATCCACCTGGAAGTTAGATGATGCTCCGGAAGAATACGTGCAGATGATGCTCAAGGCCATCATTGGCATCGAGATTGAGGTCGGTAGTTTGGTGGGTAAATTTAAGCTAAGCCAGAACCGGCCGGCCGAAGACTATGACGCAGTAGTAGGGCAGCTAGAGAAGTCACCGCAAGAGGCTTTACAAGAGATGCTGAAGTACATGAGAGCGCCCAAGTAA